From Rhodothermia bacterium, one genomic window encodes:
- a CDS encoding Na+:solute symporter → MTLHWLDLTIIFLFLAGTLGIGFWLAKRASQSVKAYFLASNDLPWYALGLSNASGMFDISGTMFTVAILFVYGLKSAWIPWLWPVWNQIFMMVFLAAWLRRSGVTTGAEWITFRFGEGRGARLAHGVVVMFAVITVIAFMGYFVEGIGKFAVTFLHWDLSVPAIGLANEDAYALLIIAITTLYSVKGGFYSVVGTEVLQFIIMTISCLVVAFIAMWATDPAILAANLPTGWYDLWVGWKLQLDWSQILPSANAQIEKDGYGLFGMLMTLMIFKGVWASLAGPVPSYDMQRVLSARSPSDAARMFGLTPIVLTLPRYLMIAGFGALAVAFYIPELAKMGDKVDFEQVLPFAINNYIPIGWKGLLLAGLLAAFMSTYSAFLNAGPAYLVNDLYKKYINPNAPEKTYVRMSYWASASVVIVGIAFGFVGGSIQQMTEWIVGSLYGGYAAANALKWIWWRFNGYGYFAGMLAGLVGVVIIPPFFPDWSPMEQFVPLLAFSLLGAILGCLLTPEDDREAVKNFYKKTRPWGFWGPIREEVMVEDPTFRPNSDFRRDLVNVVVGIAWQMCLVILPIYFVFKNWSGFGWTLLVMLATSAFLWFNWWKKLED, encoded by the coding sequence ATGACCCTGCATTGGTTAGACTTAACCATCATCTTTTTGTTTTTGGCTGGAACCCTTGGGATTGGCTTCTGGCTCGCAAAACGTGCGTCTCAGAGTGTAAAAGCCTATTTTTTGGCCAGTAACGATCTACCTTGGTATGCCTTGGGGCTTTCCAATGCGTCAGGGATGTTTGATATTTCAGGAACCATGTTTACGGTAGCCATCTTGTTTGTTTATGGCCTGAAAAGTGCTTGGATCCCTTGGTTATGGCCTGTTTGGAACCAGATTTTTATGATGGTTTTCTTGGCGGCTTGGCTCCGTAGATCAGGTGTGACAACCGGTGCAGAATGGATTACCTTCCGGTTTGGCGAGGGTAGGGGAGCACGGTTGGCGCATGGCGTGGTTGTGATGTTTGCAGTTATTACCGTTATTGCATTTATGGGCTACTTTGTTGAAGGCATTGGCAAGTTTGCAGTTACCTTCTTACATTGGGATTTATCGGTTCCGGCCATTGGTCTGGCGAATGAGGACGCTTATGCCTTGTTGATCATCGCGATTACAACCCTTTATAGCGTAAAAGGTGGGTTTTATAGCGTCGTCGGAACGGAAGTACTCCAGTTTATCATCATGACCATCTCTTGCTTGGTAGTGGCCTTTATTGCGATGTGGGCCACCGATCCAGCCATACTGGCAGCCAATTTGCCAACCGGTTGGTACGATCTTTGGGTGGGGTGGAAACTACAGTTGGATTGGTCGCAAATCTTGCCCTCGGCCAATGCACAAATTGAAAAAGACGGATATGGACTTTTTGGGATGCTGATGACGCTCATGATCTTTAAAGGTGTTTGGGCCAGTTTAGCAGGTCCCGTCCCCAGTTATGATATGCAACGGGTACTCTCGGCGCGTAGTCCTAGCGATGCAGCTCGTATGTTTGGCCTGACGCCCATCGTACTTACGTTACCTCGCTACCTAATGATTGCTGGTTTTGGTGCTTTGGCGGTGGCTTTTTATATCCCGGAATTGGCGAAAATGGGGGATAAAGTGGATTTTGAACAGGTTTTACCCTTCGCCATCAACAATTATATTCCAATCGGGTGGAAAGGATTGTTGCTCGCCGGACTTTTGGCCGCATTTATGTCCACCTATTCCGCTTTTCTGAATGCAGGCCCAGCGTACTTGGTGAACGACCTCTATAAAAAATACATTAACCCAAATGCGCCAGAGAAAACCTACGTCCGTATGAGCTATTGGGCTAGTGCAAGCGTGGTTATCGTTGGGATTGCTTTTGGTTTTGTGGGTGGCAGTATCCAACAAATGACCGAGTGGATCGTTGGCTCGCTCTATGGAGGGTATGCGGCTGCTAATGCCCTAAAATGGATTTGGTGGCGCTTTAATGGCTATGGCTACTTTGCCGGAATGCTCGCCGGACTTGTAGGCGTGGTTATCATACCGCCCTTTTTTCCTGATTGGTCTCCGATGGAGCAATTTGTGCCTTTGCTCGCCTTTTCGCTGCTCGGCGCTATTCTCGGATGCCTTCTAACACCTGAAGACGACCGAGAGGCGGTCAAGAATTTTTACAAGAAAACACGTCCGTGGGGATTCTGGGGGCCTATCCGCGAAGAAGTGATGGTCGAGGATCCTACTTTCCGCCCCAATTCCGACTTTAGACGTGACTTGGTGAATGTGGTGGTGGGCATCGCATGGCAAATGTGTCTCGTTATTTTACCCATCTATTTCGTATTTAAAAATTGGTCTGGATTTGGGTGGACTTTACTTGTGATGTTGGCTACTTCTGCTTTCCTCTGGTTTAATTGGTGGAAAAAGTTGGAGGACTGA